From a region of the Sander lucioperca isolate FBNREF2018 chromosome 8, SLUC_FBN_1.2, whole genome shotgun sequence genome:
- the dap1b gene encoding death associated protein 1b isoform X1: MVQQLSKSGAKETPLLKAGHPPAVMAGGKRVAKKSLEDGSSHGIPEKETKRSDKLSRSLTTSNRMQQVNILLAGTLDKLSHDFTEMPVSVRHSKLRPAIEKPHCPRIFFIQQPRKF; encoded by the exons ATGGTGCAGCAACTTTCCAAATCTGGAGCGAAGGAGACTCCTCTGCTGAAAGCTGGTCACCCTCCGGCAG TGATGGCAGGAGGTAAACGGGTAGCCAAAAAAAGCTTGGAAGACGGTTCCAGCCATGGAATTCCAGAGAAGGAGACCAAGAGGTCTGATAAACTGAG CAGGTCCCTCACTACCTCTAACAGGATGCAACAAGTTAATATTCTTCTGGCAGGAACTCTTGACAAA CTGAGCCATGACTTCACAGAGATGCCAGTGAGCGTGAGGCACAGCAAGTTGCGCCCTGCAATCGAGAAGCCCCACTGCCCGCGGATCTTTTTCATCCAGCAGCCGAGGAAGTTTTGA
- the dap1b gene encoding death associated protein 1b isoform X2, whose amino-acid sequence MVQQLSKSGAKETPLLKAGHPPAVMAGGKRVAKKSLEDGSSHGIPEKETKRSDKLRSLTTSNRMQQVNILLAGTLDKLSHDFTEMPVSVRHSKLRPAIEKPHCPRIFFIQQPRKF is encoded by the exons ATGGTGCAGCAACTTTCCAAATCTGGAGCGAAGGAGACTCCTCTGCTGAAAGCTGGTCACCCTCCGGCAG TGATGGCAGGAGGTAAACGGGTAGCCAAAAAAAGCTTGGAAGACGGTTCCAGCCATGGAATTCCAGAGAAGGAGACCAAGAGGTCTGATAAACTGAG GTCCCTCACTACCTCTAACAGGATGCAACAAGTTAATATTCTTCTGGCAGGAACTCTTGACAAA CTGAGCCATGACTTCACAGAGATGCCAGTGAGCGTGAGGCACAGCAAGTTGCGCCCTGCAATCGAGAAGCCCCACTGCCCGCGGATCTTTTTCATCCAGCAGCCGAGGAAGTTTTGA